CTTGACTAGTTTCCCGTTTTTGAAAGACACCGTAACCACTGCATCCGTGCCCATACCATCCACAGATAATACGACGCCCTGTTTATACTCTTTGTGCCATACACGTTGCCCGATCTTGAAGTGTTTCTGACTTTCCCTAATCTTGTTCTTCGGTTTGCGATATGAGCTTTGCACCGGAGCCGCTATGTGCCCCGGAAAGTCCAATACATCCTCAAGATTGTCCAGAAACATGCTGGGTTGCGTAAAACTATAGGTGTCGTACAACCTGCGAGCTTCCGCCAGGCTAAGGATCAATTCCCGTTTTGCGCGAGTGATACCCACATAAAAGAGCCGCCGTTCCTCCTCGATCTCCTCTATGGTATCCATGCTCATCCGGTGAGGTAGAAGCTCATCCTCCAATCCAGCAAGATATACTACCTCAAACTCCAGTCCTTTGGCGTTGTGCAGAGTCATCAGCCTCACGCTGTCAAGTTCCTCGGATACTTTGTCCAGATCAGTCTGCAGGGCTACATAGGGTAAAAAATCCTCCAGGACTGCCGCTCTGTCGTTATCCCTGCTAAAACGCTCGGCAAATTCGTTGACCGAAGCCACAAATTCGATCAGGTTCTCCGCCCGGGCAATGTCCTTGGGATCGCTGCTTTTGCGGTATAAACTCACCAGACCCAGTTCTTCCACGATCTCTTTTACCAGATCAACCACAGGAAGCTTAAGGGACATCTGCCGCCATTGCTCGATGATAGTGCAAAACTCCGCTACCCTCTTGTGAGCTCCGGCATTCATTTCTGTGATGGCACTTTGGTTTTGAATAGCACTAAACAAGCTGATCCGGGTCTTGGCGGCAAATCCCAGCAAGCGGTTCACAGTGGTCTGTCCGATACCGCGAGGGGGTTCGTTGATTATTCGTAACAGGCTTTCGTTATCTGCGGGATTGCCAAGGCAATTCAAGTATGCCAGGAGGTCTTTGATCTCTTTACGCTGGTAAAAGTTCAGGCTTCCCACGATACTGTAGGGGATCTTTCTCTGCATCAGAGCATTTTCAAAGAGGCGGGACTGCGCATTTGTCCTGTATAGAATGGCAATATTCCGTAGGCTTTTGCCATCATTCCACTGCCTGGAGATGTTCTGAGCAATCTGTTCGGCTTCCACATTGGCATCGGGATACACGTTCAAGACCGGTTTCAAGCCTGCGCCTAAATCGCTATATAGTTCTTTGGGATGTCGCTGTTTGTTCTGCTTGATTACCTTGTTTGCCAAATCCAGGATCGCGGTTGTGCTGCGGTAATTCTGCTCCAGACGGATAGTGCGAACTTCGTGATAGTCCCTTTCAAATTCCAGTATATTACGTAGAGTTGCCCCGCGAAAGCTGTATATGGCCTGATCGTCGTCCCCCACCACGCATACTCTCTGATGCTCCAAGGCCAATTGATGGATAATCTCAAACTGAGCTTGGTTTGTATCCTGATATTCATCGATCATAACATATTGAAAGATATCCTGGTACTTGTGTCGTACAGCGCTGTTATTGCGTAGCAGGCGTGCAGTGTAGAGCAGAATGTCGTCGAAATCCATAGCTTGATTCATCAGAAGAGCTTGCTGATAATGCTGGTAGATATGTAGAAAGCCTCCGAGGAAAGGATTGTGCTTCGTTTCGGAGACGTCGATATCTTCGGGCAACATCAGTCGGTTTTTGTAGCGTCCGATCCTGGCCAGTACTTTGTTGAATGGATACTTTTGCAGATCGTAGCCATGTTCTTTATAGATCTTTTTTAGTACCGATTTCTGCTCATCGTCTGCATAAATGCTAAAATTTGCATTATAGGGCAAAGAAGCGGATTCATAGCGCAGAATCCTAAGGCAGATGGAGTGGAAAGTGCCCACCCAAAGCGAGTGCATAGGAATGCTAAGTAGGCTCTCCAAACGATCCTGCAATTCGCGTGCAGCTTTATTTGTAAATGTAACGATCAATAGCTTCCAGGGCGCTACTTTCCGCTCGTGAATCAGATAGGCGGCACGATAAATGATGCAGCGTGTCTTTCCGCTACCGGCACCTGCCAGTACCAGAATGGGATGATCTACATCCTCAACTACTTCGCGTTGAGCTTCGTTCAGATCTTGATGGTAATCTATCATCAAGTTCTTACTATTATTGGCTTGGGTTCGCTAAGGCGGCCTTCAAGCCTTCCCGCTGGATAGTCTTTGTAGGCGGAGACTCTATACCAGTACTCGCCTGGAGTAACACTGGAATCGTTTTCGCTGCTGTGGATATATTGCTGATGATCTGCACTTGCCACATGCATCACCGTATCGATAACGGCGTAAGCATTGCTATGCCCCTTGCTGCGGTAAACAAAGTATCCATCAGTGTTTGAGCTGCTATTGCTGTTCCATGATACTCGAACAATTCTTGGAGCAGATCCGGTACCCTCTGAACTTAACTGGACTCCCGTCACATAAGCAGGCTCAATCACGGAACTGGAATGAGGATCCAGGGGATTGTCGCGCTTGATGCCGCAGCCGGCAACAAAGAGCAGGATTGCAAGAGTAATAAACAGATGTATGTGTTTCATAAGCTAAAACCTCAATTCCAAACCAGTTGGACTCAGTTTCAACGGAGAACTGTCCCTATTCATGATGTCCTGCCACAAGTTCTCGTTATACTCGTTTGTACTCATTACAACATCGTACATATTGTACAACCAGATCACTCCTGCCAAACCCACCATCAGCAGGGAATAGTGATAGGGAATTTCGGCTTTGCTCCAGTAATCATTGATCTCGTCAACCTGAGTTGCGTTTTGATAGCGATCATAATTTGTGCTGGCCTGATTGTAGAAATAGAGGGCACTGATCACTGAAATCAATTCGGCGCTAAGTATTACTGTGGCTTTACTATTGTGTTTTGTAGCAAACTGACCCCACCCGGGGATCACTGCGCTTTTTAACACATTGCCGCCAAAGGGCACTGCCTCCAATTCGTAGAGTTGCAATTTATTCTGTCTGTAGGTTAGATCTTTGCGATACTCTGCTCTATCCAGGTAGTCCTTCCAACCGTATTTCGTACTGTCTGCAAAGGCTTGTAAATCGAAGCTTTGAGCATTGCACAGCGTGATCCCAAACAGCAATACTATCAGGATTATGTATTTCAAATTAATTCTCATATCTTTCATTTTACCCGCCTATTGCATCAGAGCTTCTGAAATCTTGTTTAAAGGGACCATAGAGCGATCTCTCAGATTGATCTGCCACACATAGAGGAAAGTATCCGTGGGAGTAAGCAAATCGTAGCGGGCTTCATATTTGTATTGTCCAGTGGAAAGCAATATCTTCCATCCACTATCCCGTATTTCGTTGGGATTGTGGGTTTTAAGTACCTCATTACGCTTTGCAGCGATGCGGTTTATCAAGAGTCCGTTACGATATTCCTGCAGGATTCTGCGGGCAAAGCCAACAGGATCACGTTCTGCTTCTACCAGGTTTTGCATGGACTGAGACCGTGCGCGATATTCCGGTAGGGGATCCAGTTGAATAGCCTGGTTGTAAAGCCTCAGGGCTTCGGCGTGTTTCTGAGCGCCTTCTGCTTTCAGACCTTCGTTGTAGATATCTTTGGCTTGGGCGATGTCTTTCTGAATCTCTCTCATCCTGGCAATGGCGGATAAAGCTGGGGCATAATCCGGGATGATCTCGAAAGTTTTGGTGTAATGCAGCAATGCATGTTCAAAATCGCGCTCTTGAACAAGAGCATCGCCTTTCTGAACATATAGTCTGGTAATACCTTCCAGACGCGCATCGACTTCGGCTTGCTTTGCGGGATTATATTGCACCGCAATGCGGAACAGGCGGTCGGCTGCCATATAGTCCTGGGCATCGATATACTCTTCTGCCTGTGCTTGATATACATCGGATATCAAAGCATTGATCCGGG
The sequence above is a segment of the Candidatus Cloacimonadota bacterium genome. Coding sequences within it:
- a CDS encoding 3'-5' exonuclease, with protein sequence MIDYHQDLNEAQREVVEDVDHPILVLAGAGSGKTRCIIYRAAYLIHERKVAPWKLLIVTFTNKAARELQDRLESLLSIPMHSLWVGTFHSICLRILRYESASLPYNANFSIYADDEQKSVLKKIYKEHGYDLQKYPFNKVLARIGRYKNRLMLPEDIDVSETKHNPFLGGFLHIYQHYQQALLMNQAMDFDDILLYTARLLRNNSAVRHKYQDIFQYVMIDEYQDTNQAQFEIIHQLALEHQRVCVVGDDDQAIYSFRGATLRNILEFERDYHEVRTIRLEQNYRSTTAILDLANKVIKQNKQRHPKELYSDLGAGLKPVLNVYPDANVEAEQIAQNISRQWNDGKSLRNIAILYRTNAQSRLFENALMQRKIPYSIVGSLNFYQRKEIKDLLAYLNCLGNPADNESLLRIINEPPRGIGQTTVNRLLGFAAKTRISLFSAIQNQSAITEMNAGAHKRVAEFCTIIEQWRQMSLKLPVVDLVKEIVEELGLVSLYRKSSDPKDIARAENLIEFVASVNEFAERFSRDNDRAAVLEDFLPYVALQTDLDKVSEELDSVRLMTLHNAKGLEFEVVYLAGLEDELLPHRMSMDTIEEIEEERRLFYVGITRAKRELILSLAEARRLYDTYSFTQPSMFLDNLEDVLDFPGHIAAPVQSSYRKPKNKIRESQKHFKIGQRVWHKEYKQGVVLSVDGMGTDAVVTVSFKNGKLVKIVGSYLQTESSK